Within Pseudomonas sp. LBUM920, the genomic segment CAGCCGGATGTACTGGCTGGGTTATCGCGATGCGCAGGATCAGTTGGTCGCCGTGGTGAACATTGCCGCGGACTTGCTCGCTGCCGGGGTCTGGCATATCGGATTGCTGCTGGTGCATACGCGTTTGCACGGCACCGGGCTTGCGCGACAGTTGCATGCCGATCTCGAATCCTGGGCGGCGAGCAAAGGCGCCCAATGGCTGCGGCTGACGGTGGTGGTCGGCAACACCAGGGCCGAGCGGTTCTGGCCCAAGCTTGGGTATGTGCCGGTGCGTACCCGCGAGGGCATCACGATGGGGCGACAGGTGAATACAGTGTCGATTCAGGTCAAGGCATTGGCGGATGGCCGGATGGATGAATACCTGGAGAAGGTCGAGCGCGATCGGCCGGGTACGCCGTCATAACCGGTGTACATAAACCTGGTGCACAGGGGCCATTTCACTCTCATCTTTGATCGGGGTGACGCTTGAAGAATGGTTCCTGAACTCACCCTGAAGAAGCGGCCTGTTCGTCATCGGTAAACTTTCCTACGGTTTACTCACGCGAAAACGCGGCGTAAACTCCGCGCGTTTTCATCAATAGCGGAGACCCTCAGTGGGTACTTGTTCGAGTGACAGTTGTCGGCCGGTTTCAGTAACCGGCATATCCTTGGCAAGATAACGCGCATTCTTCCTGTGCCGTTGTCTCGCCTGAAAAAAGCGAGAAGCGGCATTCCGGCAGCGGCCAGTCCTGGCAACTGCCTGCATCCCTCTCATCGACGCTGACCAGCACCTGAAAACATTCAGGCTGCTACGGACGCGCCTGCCTTTTACGGTGGGCGGGCCAAGCTGACTGTGCCGGTCAAACCGGCGCGGCGCAGACGGTCGTACCTGCACGAAGGTTTCCTCGCGCAGGAGTTACACCATGCATCTCATACGGCTCAGGGCGTTCTTCGCCGGCTTGCTGCGGACCGGGCCTGTCGCTCGTGCGAGGGTGTCAGCACCCGTAATGCCACTGCCTTGCGCGTGCAGTACGGTGTCAATGAGGTCGAGCACGAGCAGGCCGCTGGTGTGGCGAGTACCCGTGTGGCGCCCATTCAACCGGCTGCCGACCCGGACGCTGATCGTGCGCATGATCCGCACCTCGAACATCCCGTTTCTGCACAGTCGCTGACCCAGGCGGGGAAGGGTTTCTATATCTGTAAGTTTGGCTGGCAATAAACAGGGAGGATTTCCTATGCAAGCAATCAACAACATCAACCTCAATTCCTTGGTCGATACGGTCGTCAGCCTCAGCGCGGCGTTTATCCTCGGTGGCTTGATCGGCTTCGAGCGTCAGTACCGCCAACGCACGGCGGGTTTGCGCACCAATGTGCTGGTGGCCGTGGGCGCGGCGATTTTTGTCGACATGGCCAACCGGCTGGGCGGCGCGGAAGGCGCGGTTCGGGTGGTCGCGTATGTGGTCTCGGGCATCGGCTTTCTGGGCGCTGGCGTGATCATGCGCGAAGAAGGCAACGTGCGCGGTCTCAACACTGCCGCCACTCTCTGGGCCTCGGCAGCCGTGGGTGCTTGTGCGGGCGCCGACCTGATCCTCGAAGCGTTGCTGGGCACGCTGTTTGTGCTGGCGGCCAACACGCTGCTGCGCCCGATCGTCAACAACATCAACCGTCAGCCTCTGGACGTGGTGTCGGCAGAGGTGACCAACATCCTCTATGTCATCGCGCGGCGCAGCCAGCAACAGGCGGTCATGGTGTTGCTCGAAGCCGAGCTGGCGCGCTGCAACTACCCGGCGAGCGACGTTGACGTTCGGCCATTTGGCAGTGAGGAAGTGGAGATCGAGGCCACCCTGGTCGCCACCTCGGTAGACGGCGACGAACTGGATGCGCTGGTAGCGCGTATTTCCACATCGACCCTGGTGGTGCAGGCCTTCTGGAGCCCGAGTACCACTGATTGACCGGCGCGCCTCACGCATGACCAGGCGCTGGCTTGGTCATGTTTCGTGAGGAAAAGTCCTACATACGCTTGGGACTATCCCTTCCGATGAAACGTCATTTCGTTGCTAAGGTTGCGCGCTTGCAGCTAGCCGGCGGCATCGGTTTGGCTGTACGTGTTCGGCCGGTTTCAATCGAAGGGACCAGGAACAGCCTGGTTATTGTCCTGAGTAGGTGCAGCACCGCTGGTCGGCACTGTCATTTCTCACAGGTACCTGTGTCCCGTGTCATGTGTAAGGGTACTTATCCTCTCAGGGGAGTTTTATGACTAAAGCGCTAATAGTTGATGATCATCCGTTTATCCGTAAAACCGTCCGGCACCTGCTGACACTGGAAGGGTTCACCGAAATCGATGAAGCGGGCAACGGTGCGGACGCTGTGCAGAAGGCCAGAGAGGGGCGTCCGGCGTTGATCATTCTTGATTTGGCCATCCCGAAGCTGGGGGGGCTTGAGGTGATCAGCCGGGTCAAGGCGTTGGGGCTGCCGTGCAAGATTCTGGTACTGACTTCGTACCTTCCGGAGTTTTTTTCGGCGCGTTGCATGCGTGCCGGGGCCATGGGGTTCGTGGCCAAGACCGGTGAGCTCGATGAGCTGCAAAAGGCTATCAAAGCGGTGATGTCCAACTACAGTTGCTTCCCCAGCTTGCCGAGCAGTTCGGTGCGCCGTGACGATCTGCAGTCCACGGAACAGGAACTGGTGCAAGCCCTGTCAGATCGCGAGTTGGCGGTGTTGCAGATGCTGGCCCTGGGCTTGGGCAATAACGAAATTGCCAATCAGATGTTACTCAGCCACAAGACCATCAGCACCTATAAAACGCGACTCAAGGAGAAGCTGCGCATGTCGTCTGTGGTCCACATGGCCAAGTTTGCACAGCGTAATCATCTGATCTGATTCGACATGATCCTTGCGCCGATGCGACGGTTCATCATTGCGCTGTTGATGGGCGTGCTGCCGATGATGGCCAGTGCCCTTGATCAGCC encodes:
- a CDS encoding response regulator transcription factor, translated to MTKALIVDDHPFIRKTVRHLLTLEGFTEIDEAGNGADAVQKAREGRPALIILDLAIPKLGGLEVISRVKALGLPCKILVLTSYLPEFFSARCMRAGAMGFVAKTGELDELQKAIKAVMSNYSCFPSLPSSSVRRDDLQSTEQELVQALSDRELAVLQMLALGLGNNEIANQMLLSHKTISTYKTRLKEKLRMSSVVHMAKFAQRNHLI
- a CDS encoding GNAT family N-acetyltransferase, whose amino-acid sequence is MDVDVEALPGCCVAGIRVVELLGSDAAELQHFFEQAPAYFIAVNGEPATPTEAREELQGYLPAGWRCSRMYWLGYRDAQDQLVAVVNIAADLLAAGVWHIGLLLVHTRLHGTGLARQLHADLESWAASKGAQWLRLTVVVGNTRAERFWPKLGYVPVRTREGITMGRQVNTVSIQVKALADGRMDEYLEKVERDRPGTPS
- a CDS encoding MgtC/SapB family protein — its product is MQAINNINLNSLVDTVVSLSAAFILGGLIGFERQYRQRTAGLRTNVLVAVGAAIFVDMANRLGGAEGAVRVVAYVVSGIGFLGAGVIMREEGNVRGLNTAATLWASAAVGACAGADLILEALLGTLFVLAANTLLRPIVNNINRQPLDVVSAEVTNILYVIARRSQQQAVMVLLEAELARCNYPASDVDVRPFGSEEVEIEATLVATSVDGDELDALVARISTSTLVVQAFWSPSTTD